One window of the Labilibaculum sp. genome contains the following:
- a CDS encoding ABC transporter ATP-binding protein: MINTVNLSKVFRTDEIETLALNNVNLKINKGEFAAIMGPSGCGKSTLMNILGLLDNPSEGQYTFDSTEVSGLKEGQRTDLRKGNIGFVFQSFNLIDELNVFENVEMPLVYQRISSKTRKEMVNKVLDRMNMSHRAQHYPQQLSGGQQQRVAIARAVVSNPGLILADEPTGNLDSKNGQEVMELLTELNREGTTIIMVTHSIQDAGYAHRIINLFDGKVVMEESLVEEHAL; this comes from the coding sequence ATGATTAACACAGTAAACCTAAGTAAGGTATTTAGAACCGATGAGATTGAAACCTTGGCTCTTAACAATGTAAATCTGAAAATCAACAAAGGCGAATTTGCTGCCATTATGGGTCCATCGGGTTGCGGCAAATCTACCCTGATGAATATTCTGGGTTTGCTCGATAATCCTTCGGAAGGACAATACACGTTTGATAGTACCGAAGTATCGGGTTTAAAAGAAGGTCAGCGCACCGATCTGCGAAAAGGTAACATTGGTTTTGTATTTCAGAGTTTCAACCTGATTGATGAGTTGAATGTATTCGAAAATGTTGAAATGCCATTGGTTTATCAGCGAATCAGCAGTAAAACCAGAAAAGAGATGGTGAACAAAGTTCTGGATCGAATGAACATGAGTCATCGTGCACAACACTATCCTCAGCAACTGTCCGGTGGTCAGCAGCAACGTGTGGCAATAGCCCGGGCGGTGGTTTCCAACCCAGGATTAATACTTGCCGATGAGCCAACGGGTAATCTGGATTCGAAAAACGGACAGGAAGTAATGGAGCTGCTTACCGAACTAAACCGCGAAGGAACAACAATCATCATGGTAACTCACTCCATACAAGATGCCGGCTATGCTCACCGAATCATCAATCTGTTTGATGGAAAAGTTGTGATGGAAGAAAGTTTGGTTGAGGAACATGCCTTGTAG
- a CDS encoding ABC transporter permease: MNFYNIKLSLKGLLKNRVVSAINIGGLALGISISLLIFAFVDKEESMDKHIAKSDNIFVLKNDQDSYVSSKMVELIRMNIPEIKHITYAQNEWSPQVFVEYNNKKIKIKHLIVTDSAFFRVLPMKALYGNPSTALTTANKIVLTETLSKKIFGNENPIGKTITYNATNLQNELIVVGAVIKDLSHNSSFKFDAVLSEDTNNKIDWYAGNKNSWGTQNYISYFRIPTNSNINLINQKLKNIPLTDVAEDIKSSIKLSSLPLQNSYFKAPDIEIQRHGNHLTIIIIRITGILILLLACINYINLVATQKIKRLRNIGILKVLGSKRRKIIQLISTESGLVLLITSALVITLLYFLTEGLNHLTQSQFTLAEILSGWNLIVFILILIVTLLITGIIPGIILSSNETTQLLKNKISINHKNYLRNILLVFQFTISIILITSILFIKKQNNFLISKDPGFKRENIIYTTTNEEISNLGDAFQNEMKKIAGVEDITFSSSVIGYNESNWGRDLLNKTEQYNIGFSNFYVAPNFFKFFGIELVRGKQFNEYSSKARDWIFNQTAIKKFRIEQLEDAKLLNWSGTKQEPIIAEVTDFNFESMHVPIRPVGFRCRNNVDEVAYFKLITTNGMAFKQCLSAIQKKWTKLSPKFPLEIKFMNSSWEALYTKEKQFQKILNYATAISILLSCLGLISLTFFIVETQTKEIGLRKVNGAKPYEIVQMLNKGFAKWVVIAFVIACPIAWYAMHKWLENFAYKTELSWWIFALAGLIAMGIALLTVSFQSWRAATRNPVESLRYE; the protein is encoded by the coding sequence ATGAATTTTTACAACATCAAATTATCTTTAAAGGGCTTACTAAAAAACAGAGTGGTAAGTGCAATTAATATTGGTGGACTTGCACTTGGAATAAGTATTAGTTTATTGATTTTTGCTTTCGTAGACAAGGAAGAATCAATGGACAAACATATTGCTAAGTCTGATAATATATTTGTTTTGAAAAATGATCAAGATTCATACGTCTCTTCCAAAATGGTTGAATTAATCCGCATGAACATTCCTGAAATAAAGCACATTACATATGCTCAAAATGAATGGTCTCCACAAGTATTTGTTGAATACAACAATAAAAAAATAAAAATAAAGCATTTAATTGTTACAGATTCAGCTTTTTTTCGGGTTCTCCCAATGAAAGCTTTATATGGAAATCCGTCAACTGCACTAACAACAGCAAACAAAATTGTACTTACTGAAACGCTCTCAAAAAAGATTTTTGGAAATGAAAATCCTATTGGTAAAACAATTACGTATAACGCAACCAATTTGCAAAATGAATTAATTGTTGTAGGCGCAGTGATTAAAGATTTGTCTCACAATAGTTCTTTTAAATTTGATGCCGTTTTATCAGAAGATACTAATAACAAAATTGATTGGTATGCTGGAAATAAAAATAGCTGGGGCACTCAAAACTATATCTCTTATTTTAGAATACCGACTAATAGCAATATAAACTTGATTAATCAGAAACTTAAAAACATTCCATTAACAGATGTTGCAGAAGATATTAAAAGCAGCATTAAACTTAGTTCTCTTCCATTACAAAATTCTTATTTCAAGGCACCCGACATCGAAATACAGAGGCATGGAAATCATCTTACAATTATAATTATACGAATCACTGGTATCCTAATCCTACTTCTGGCCTGTATCAACTACATTAATTTAGTGGCAACTCAAAAAATAAAAAGATTGCGCAATATCGGAATCTTAAAAGTTCTGGGAAGTAAAAGGAGGAAAATCATTCAATTGATTAGTACTGAATCTGGTTTAGTTCTATTAATTACATCTGCTCTGGTTATCACATTGCTCTATTTCTTAACAGAAGGTTTAAATCATCTTACTCAATCTCAGTTTACACTTGCTGAAATTCTTTCAGGATGGAACCTAATTGTGTTCATCCTTATATTAATTGTTACACTGCTAATTACAGGAATCATACCAGGCATTATTCTAAGTAGTAATGAAACGACTCAACTACTGAAAAATAAAATCTCCATAAATCATAAAAATTACCTTCGTAATATTTTATTGGTTTTTCAATTTACAATTTCCATTATTTTAATAACTAGTATTCTTTTCATTAAAAAGCAGAATAATTTCCTTATCAGCAAAGACCCTGGATTTAAAAGAGAAAATATTATTTATACAACAACAAATGAAGAAATTTCAAACTTAGGAGATGCATTTCAAAATGAAATGAAAAAAATAGCAGGTGTAGAAGACATCACCTTCTCATCCTCAGTAATTGGGTATAATGAATCGAATTGGGGACGTGACTTACTAAATAAGACGGAACAATATAATATAGGATTTTCTAATTTTTATGTTGCTCCTAACTTTTTCAAGTTTTTCGGAATTGAATTGGTTCGAGGAAAACAGTTTAATGAATATTCGTCAAAAGCAAGAGATTGGATTTTTAATCAAACAGCAATTAAAAAGTTCAGAATTGAACAATTGGAAGATGCTAAACTTTTGAATTGGAGTGGAACAAAACAAGAACCTATTATTGCGGAAGTTACAGATTTTAATTTCGAATCGATGCACGTTCCCATAAGACCTGTTGGTTTCAGATGCAGAAATAATGTGGATGAAGTTGCCTATTTTAAACTAATAACAACCAATGGAATGGCTTTTAAGCAATGTTTATCCGCTATTCAAAAAAAATGGACTAAGCTCTCTCCTAAGTTCCCTTTAGAAATTAAGTTTATGAATAGCTCATGGGAGGCCTTATATACAAAGGAAAAGCAGTTTCAGAAAATACTAAATTATGCGACTGCTATTTCTATTTTACTTTCTTGTTTAGGTCTGATTAGTTTAACTTTTTTTATAGTTGAGACCCAAACCAAAGAAATTGGATTGAGGAAAGTAAATGGAGCCAAACCTTATGAAATTGTACAAATGCTAAACAAAGGATTTGCAAAGTGGGTAGTCATCGCCTTTGTAATAGCCTGCCCAATTGCTTGGTATGCCATGCACAAATGGCTCGAGAATTTCGCTTACAAAACAGAACTTAGCTGGTGGATTTTTGCCTTGGCAGGACTCATTGCCATGGGAATTGCATTGCTTACGGTTTCGTTTCAGTCGTGGCGGGCAGCAACAAGGAATCCGGTGGAGAGTTTGAGGTATGAGTAA
- a CDS encoding FtsX-like permease family protein, translated as MLLYNLKLAIRNLLSNKVVLLINILGLSVGITIGLLIFSFAQKELSTDHFLRQHEQVFTLLLNDQPGVAQQMSQLVKKEIPEIEFITNCQYEQAPQVFVKNNDVSFKIEKLLIADSSFFKVFQLASVYGNLSNSLNKPNQLVLTKSLAKKIFGDTNPIGKSLLYNTTHLQNELVEVTAVIEDLPHNSSWDFKAVLSTLTNYKIDWYRNQGWGHQNFISFLKTRENVDPELLQEKIMNMSQKNIPDGYKDLIQFSIFPFTQLYFNFPKHSKLKHGNKFTLAIIQIIGFLILFLACVNYINLVTAQRGKRYKNVAVIKTMGSSKRHILALFTYESAITLLIVLTLVISFVRLLLNGFNQLTHSAFSLIEIFSGWNLCMLFFIMLFTLAITGLFPGLIFSRQTTSVLINRHVDKKQKNSLRNGLLVFQFFISIILVTCLLVINHQNKLLFNNNPGFEKKHILYASTNTDLENNMQAFKNQLLQTPGIEDLTFSSEPILKISENWGLSFINRGKEETISFAKFRVSSNFFNFFNIQLKQGTSFTEHSKEKWDFILNETAIRNFDIKKLSDARMLFGKDPSSGTIIGEVEDFNFESMHSPIREAVFTCSGKSDEVIYLKTTANTPEILEQTIHSIKKKWNEFSPNFPFEYHFLDDSWEQLYRKEKQFQKIVSYAALISLFLSCLGLIGLSFFVIENRTKEIGIRKVNGAKTIEIMSMLNLDILKWTLIAFVIACPIAWYAMRKWLENFAYKTELSWWIFALAGLIAMGIALLTVSFQSWRAATRNPVESLRYE; from the coding sequence ATGCTTCTGTACAATCTTAAACTTGCTATTAGAAACCTTTTAAGTAACAAAGTAGTTTTGCTTATTAATATTTTGGGCCTTTCTGTAGGAATAACCATAGGATTGTTAATATTCTCTTTTGCACAAAAAGAATTATCAACTGATCATTTCCTTCGTCAGCACGAACAGGTATTTACCCTGCTTCTAAATGATCAGCCAGGAGTAGCACAACAAATGAGTCAGTTGGTAAAAAAAGAAATACCAGAGATCGAATTCATAACAAACTGTCAATACGAGCAGGCTCCTCAGGTATTTGTAAAAAATAATGATGTCAGTTTTAAGATTGAAAAACTTTTGATAGCCGATTCTTCTTTTTTTAAGGTTTTTCAACTGGCATCAGTTTATGGAAACCTATCTAATTCTTTGAACAAACCAAATCAATTGGTATTGACAAAATCGCTGGCAAAAAAGATTTTTGGTGATACAAACCCTATTGGGAAAAGTTTACTATACAATACCACTCATTTACAGAATGAATTAGTAGAAGTAACAGCTGTTATCGAAGATTTACCTCATAATTCATCATGGGATTTTAAGGCTGTTCTTTCAACATTAACCAATTATAAAATTGATTGGTATCGAAATCAGGGATGGGGACATCAAAATTTCATCTCCTTTCTCAAGACCAGAGAAAATGTCGATCCAGAGCTTCTGCAGGAGAAGATCATGAATATGTCCCAGAAAAATATACCTGACGGATACAAGGATCTCATTCAGTTTTCCATATTTCCATTTACTCAACTCTATTTTAACTTTCCAAAACACAGCAAGTTAAAGCATGGAAATAAATTTACTCTGGCGATCATCCAAATCATTGGTTTTCTGATTCTATTTCTTGCCTGTGTTAATTACATTAATTTGGTAACTGCCCAGCGCGGAAAAAGATACAAAAATGTCGCTGTTATTAAAACCATGGGCAGTAGCAAACGACATATTTTAGCTCTGTTTACATACGAATCGGCAATAACCCTTCTTATTGTTCTTACACTGGTAATCAGCTTTGTAAGGCTTCTATTAAACGGATTTAACCAGTTAACTCATTCTGCTTTTTCCTTAATCGAAATATTTTCCGGTTGGAATCTATGTATGTTGTTTTTCATCATGCTATTTACACTGGCAATAACAGGTTTGTTTCCCGGATTGATTTTTAGCAGGCAAACAACAAGTGTACTTATTAACAGGCATGTCGATAAAAAACAAAAAAACAGCTTAAGAAATGGCTTGCTGGTGTTTCAGTTTTTTATTTCAATCATTTTAGTTACTTGTTTGCTTGTAATCAACCACCAAAACAAACTTCTATTCAACAACAATCCTGGATTTGAAAAGAAACATATTCTCTACGCAAGTACTAACACTGATTTGGAAAACAACATGCAGGCTTTTAAAAACCAACTACTGCAAACACCGGGAATAGAAGATCTTACCTTTTCGAGCGAACCAATCTTAAAAATTTCTGAAAATTGGGGTTTATCCTTTATAAATAGAGGAAAGGAAGAAACAATCAGTTTTGCCAAATTTAGAGTCAGCTCTAATTTTTTCAATTTCTTTAACATCCAACTAAAACAGGGCACAAGTTTTACAGAACACTCAAAAGAAAAGTGGGACTTTATTCTCAACGAAACGGCTATTCGCAATTTCGACATCAAAAAACTTTCTGATGCCCGAATGCTCTTTGGTAAAGACCCCTCTTCCGGGACCATAATTGGTGAGGTGGAAGATTTTAACTTTGAATCGATGCATTCCCCCATTCGCGAAGCTGTATTTACCTGCTCAGGAAAAAGCGATGAAGTTATTTACCTGAAGACAACAGCCAATACTCCGGAGATATTGGAACAAACCATTCACTCAATTAAAAAAAAATGGAACGAATTTTCACCGAATTTCCCTTTTGAATATCATTTTCTTGATGATTCCTGGGAACAGCTTTATAGAAAAGAAAAGCAGTTTCAAAAAATCGTCAGCTATGCCGCTCTAATTTCTCTCTTTCTATCCTGTTTAGGACTGATAGGATTAAGCTTTTTTGTAATTGAAAACCGAACCAAAGAAATAGGAATCCGAAAAGTAAATGGTGCCAAAACTATCGAGATAATGAGTATGCTAAATCTGGATATATTAAAATGGACATTAATCGCCTTTGTTATAGCCTGCCCCATTGCCTGGTATGCCATGCGCAAATGGCTCGAAAACTTTGCTTACAAAACAGAACTTAGCTGGTGGATTTTTGCCTTGGCAGGACTCATTGCCATGGGAATTGCATTGCTTACGGTTTCGTTTCAATCGTGGCGGGCAGCTACAAGGAATCCAGTGGAGAGTTTGAGGTACGAATAA
- a CDS encoding FtsX-like permease family protein, protein MNLPLNLTLAIRNIFKKKTQSIISILGLGIGVGCVFLLMLLYIHENSFNGSFSNKQLLYRVLQGSDCRTSFPLASTSKDEIPLIDNYFRYYQTADVELKDSRNEIVQDHQFAFSDAGMFDCLGIRFIQGKPAQSKSEVCISETTAQKYFNSLNVCNQLLKIKLNNQFISLRITGVYKNFPTNSTFNANFIAHIDLTQEVLSHNQEMFGHYGQENEEFKDWNHFPFHSYLLLNPKANPEVIVHNIQNYKTRTNHEERKTMDFSLQAITDIYLKSNDVTGDTFTPSGNSKQLIYFLAIALFILLIAIVNYIFLTKAKITSRLKELGTQKALGASGVAIKKQIVLESNLISFISLVPAFFILIVGIPFLNATLDRNLSIELFSMWQVWSLLILIVLLTGSVAGLVIGIHVSRVSTVLLLLGKVSQTPKVKSWNNSFLSLHFAIFIVLIVGVLTVKKQLHYAQTSSQNINPKNIIICELNSTELRNQFNVIQTEVEKIPGVRYSAGSSFIPPFNYFLPVNLQYENERIQFDGLIMGKGMAELLELKIIEGESFGDFRTDQTEMIFNESAAKQYNLKAGEMFNGCYVKGIVKDFNAHSLRRMIQPLVILQQDPKKMSLFAIKTNGKNDEAITESVQNLFKEISPDKMVKVYSLADQITEFYQTEQQQAKLISAFSLLAIVLSVMGLLGMVLNTISRKTKEIGVRKVNGAKTYEIIAMLNKGFAKWVAIAFVLACPIAWYTMNQWLENFAYKTELSWWIFAVAGIIAMGIALLTVSIQSWRVATRNPVESLRYE, encoded by the coding sequence ATGAATCTTCCACTAAACCTGACATTAGCAATCCGTAATATCTTCAAGAAGAAGACACAATCCATAATCAGTATTTTAGGATTGGGCATAGGTGTAGGCTGTGTTTTTCTTTTGATGTTGCTTTACATCCACGAAAATTCATTTAATGGTTCCTTCTCAAACAAACAATTACTCTACAGAGTTTTGCAAGGCAGCGATTGTCGCACTTCATTTCCTTTGGCAAGCACAAGTAAAGATGAAATTCCTTTAATTGATAATTATTTCAGGTACTATCAAACTGCCGATGTTGAACTAAAAGATTCCCGCAATGAAATTGTGCAGGATCATCAGTTTGCATTTTCAGATGCCGGCATGTTTGATTGTCTTGGTATCCGTTTTATACAGGGAAAACCTGCCCAATCAAAATCTGAAGTTTGCATTTCTGAAACTACTGCCCAAAAGTACTTTAACAGCCTCAACGTCTGCAATCAACTTCTTAAAATCAAGCTGAATAATCAATTTATATCTTTACGGATTACAGGCGTTTACAAAAATTTTCCCACCAATTCTACTTTCAATGCCAATTTCATTGCCCACATTGATTTAACACAAGAGGTACTCAGTCACAACCAAGAAATGTTCGGTCATTACGGACAGGAAAACGAAGAGTTTAAAGACTGGAATCACTTTCCATTTCATAGTTATTTGCTCCTAAATCCGAAGGCAAATCCAGAGGTAATTGTTCACAATATCCAAAACTATAAAACACGAACAAATCATGAGGAACGGAAAACAATGGATTTTAGTTTGCAGGCAATTACCGATATCTATTTAAAGTCAAATGATGTTACCGGAGATACATTTACACCGTCGGGAAATTCGAAGCAATTAATCTATTTTTTAGCCATTGCTTTATTCATTTTACTCATCGCAATTGTCAATTACATTTTTTTAACCAAGGCAAAAATCACCTCCCGCTTAAAAGAGTTGGGAACCCAGAAAGCATTGGGAGCCTCAGGTGTTGCCATCAAAAAACAAATCGTACTCGAATCAAATTTAATTTCTTTCATCAGCCTTGTTCCTGCTTTTTTCATCCTGATTGTTGGCATTCCATTTCTGAACGCAACTTTGGATCGCAACCTGAGTATTGAATTGTTCTCGATGTGGCAGGTATGGTCCTTATTGATTCTCATTGTTTTGCTTACCGGTTCCGTTGCCGGATTAGTAATCGGTATACATGTTTCCAGAGTTTCAACTGTTCTTTTGCTTTTGGGTAAAGTTTCGCAAACACCAAAAGTAAAATCATGGAACAACTCCTTTCTGAGTTTGCATTTTGCCATATTTATAGTATTGATTGTTGGTGTTCTAACAGTCAAAAAGCAACTCCATTATGCTCAAACCAGTTCCCAAAACATCAATCCCAAAAACATTATTATCTGTGAGTTAAATTCAACAGAATTAAGAAATCAGTTTAATGTTATCCAAACGGAAGTGGAAAAAATTCCTGGGGTAAGGTATTCCGCCGGATCTTCTTTTATTCCGCCCTTCAATTACTTTCTGCCGGTTAATTTGCAATACGAAAATGAAAGAATTCAATTTGATGGACTAATTATGGGTAAGGGAATGGCAGAACTTCTGGAGCTTAAAATTATAGAAGGAGAAAGTTTTGGAGACTTCCGCACCGATCAAACAGAAATGATTTTTAACGAATCAGCAGCCAAACAATATAATCTGAAAGCTGGTGAAATGTTTAATGGATGCTATGTAAAAGGAATTGTTAAAGATTTTAATGCTCATTCGTTACGAAGGATGATTCAACCCTTGGTTATTCTTCAGCAAGACCCTAAAAAAATGAGTTTGTTTGCCATAAAAACAAATGGGAAAAATGATGAGGCAATTACAGAGTCTGTTCAAAATTTATTCAAAGAAATTTCTCCTGATAAAATGGTAAAAGTCTATTCTCTTGCCGATCAGATTACCGAATTCTACCAAACAGAACAACAACAGGCAAAACTAATCAGTGCCTTCTCACTGCTTGCAATTGTTCTTTCTGTAATGGGATTATTGGGAATGGTACTCAACACCATATCAAGAAAAACCAAAGAAATAGGTGTCCGCAAAGTAAACGGAGCCAAAACCTACGAAATTATTGCAATGCTTAACAAAGGTTTTGCAAAATGGGTAGCCATCGCCTTTGTGTTGGCCTGCCCGATTGCCTGGTATACGATGAACCAATGGCTCGAAAACTTCGCTTACAAAACAGAGCTCAGCTGGTGGATTTTTGCCGTAGCAGGAATCATCGCCATGGGAATTGCGTTGCTTACCGTTTCTATTCAATCGTGGAGAGTGGCAACAAGAAATCCGGTAGAGAGTTTGCGTTACGAATAA
- a CDS encoding FtsX-like permease family protein, which translates to MLWYHLKLSVLRLLKNRAFSVTNILGLSIGIASFFVLFIHVQNERSYDRHIKDHQDIYRVASTPSHIDDTWARSLGFIKEASANFPEVEDATQFSHCQSGTIKIHEQSISQKDILSVDTNFMNLFGVESLVGNLADITKPNVAFISERFAEKHFKDRNPIGEYIDVEALQYSRDLGKYEIVGIIKNTPIKTHFNCEILLSQKGSLNVAYASLSERKTQWVYNYLKLKKGVAPSLVEEKLLNAFNNSSLRQTRGPKDYEFSLTKLSDIHLKSNFRFELKESNTKININLFTAVAVIILMVSLINFVSLITVNLFKRSKEFGLKTSVGAHKKHLLTQVLIEVILLCSLSIIIALILIEALTPYINNFYEIQFDIFYSEPIIYLTILTVLIFSGILSILFVRFFILKNNSTSDIIKGHTSLTGRRILQPLMIFQILIVIVLISSAILVNKQISYLLNKPLGFTKDNVVVLNIKDFSKDPNVFANELRKKSSIESIGFTMQHFGYPTQTLSLDGFGIEGTAEMSMANYDFLKTMNIQLVHNYINTSLDTIEGMVINKHLFKRLMEKHKTLEELNLFRSGIPLEADQRRVDIIGVAADFNYSSAHNQIGDYVFLIDESRNRGRFMHIRISPGNTRNAMTHIQEEWQKHYPNQKMDYFFMDDKIAQQYKSENILKRILMSFSVLGIIIGILGISALSYFTSEQRTKEIGIRKVNGAKTREIITMLNKGFAKWVAVAFVLACPIAWYAMHKWLENFAYKTELSWWIFALAGIIAMGISLLTVSIQSWRAATRNPVESLRYE; encoded by the coding sequence ATGCTTTGGTATCATTTAAAATTGTCGGTTTTACGTCTGCTTAAAAACAGAGCTTTTTCAGTAACCAATATACTGGGTCTCAGTATTGGAATTGCATCCTTTTTTGTCTTATTCATTCATGTGCAAAATGAACGAAGCTACGACAGGCATATTAAAGATCATCAGGATATCTACAGGGTAGCATCAACCCCTTCGCATATAGATGATACATGGGCCAGAAGTTTAGGATTTATTAAAGAAGCCTCCGCCAATTTTCCGGAAGTAGAAGACGCAACACAATTTTCACACTGCCAGTCAGGAACCATTAAAATACATGAACAAAGCATATCGCAAAAGGATATTTTATCGGTCGACACCAATTTCATGAACCTATTTGGTGTTGAAAGTCTTGTCGGAAACCTGGCGGACATTACAAAACCCAATGTTGCCTTCATTTCGGAACGATTTGCTGAAAAACATTTTAAAGACAGAAACCCAATTGGTGAATACATCGATGTTGAAGCATTGCAATATAGTAGAGATCTTGGGAAATATGAAATTGTTGGCATCATTAAAAACACACCCATCAAAACTCATTTTAATTGCGAAATCCTGCTGTCCCAAAAAGGTTCACTCAATGTCGCTTATGCCTCTTTGTCTGAAAGAAAAACTCAATGGGTTTACAACTATCTAAAATTGAAAAAAGGAGTTGCTCCTTCGCTTGTTGAAGAGAAACTCCTCAATGCATTCAATAATTCAAGCTTAAGACAAACCCGTGGACCCAAAGACTACGAATTCAGTCTCACAAAACTTTCCGATATTCACTTAAAATCCAATTTCAGATTTGAATTAAAAGAAAGCAATACAAAAATAAATATCAATTTATTCACTGCAGTTGCCGTTATTATTTTGATGGTTTCATTAATCAACTTTGTTAGTTTAATCACAGTTAACCTTTTTAAAAGATCAAAAGAATTTGGATTGAAAACATCCGTTGGTGCTCACAAAAAACATTTGCTCACACAAGTTCTTATTGAAGTAATTCTGCTTTGTTCATTGTCAATCATTATCGCTCTAATTTTAATTGAGGCGCTAACACCTTACATTAATAACTTCTATGAAATTCAATTCGATATTTTCTATTCCGAACCAATCATTTATCTGACAATATTAACTGTTCTGATATTCAGTGGTATTCTAAGCATCCTTTTTGTGCGCTTTTTTATTTTAAAAAACAATTCAACCAGCGATATCATTAAAGGTCATACATCTTTAACCGGAAGACGTATTTTACAACCATTAATGATCTTTCAAATCCTGATTGTAATTGTGCTCATTTCATCTGCTATTTTGGTCAACAAACAAATTTCGTACCTACTGAATAAACCTCTTGGCTTTACAAAAGACAATGTTGTTGTCCTCAACATTAAAGATTTTTCAAAAGACCCCAATGTGTTTGCCAATGAATTGAGAAAAAAATCATCCATCGAATCAATTGGCTTTACAATGCAGCATTTTGGATATCCCACACAAACCTTATCGCTTGATGGTTTTGGGATTGAAGGAACCGCTGAAATGTCGATGGCTAATTATGATTTTCTGAAAACCATGAACATCCAACTTGTTCACAATTACATCAACACTTCATTAGATACCATTGAAGGAATGGTTATCAACAAACATTTGTTTAAAAGATTGATGGAAAAACACAAAACTCTTGAGGAACTGAATTTATTTCGATCCGGAATCCCATTGGAAGCAGATCAGAGAAGAGTTGATATCATTGGCGTTGCAGCAGATTTTAATTACAGTTCTGCACACAATCAAATTGGCGACTATGTTTTCCTCATCGATGAATCCCGAAACAGAGGCAGATTTATGCATATAAGAATTTCTCCCGGGAATACAAGAAACGCCATGACCCACATTCAGGAAGAGTGGCAAAAACACTATCCCAATCAAAAAATGGATTACTTCTTTATGGATGATAAAATTGCACAGCAGTACAAATCGGAGAACATCCTGAAACGAATTTTAATGAGTTTCTCTGTTCTTGGAATTATTATTGGGATACTAGGAATTAGTGCACTCTCCTATTTCACCTCCGAACAACGCACCAAAGAAATTGGTATCCGAAAAGTAAATGGTGCGAAAACCCGTGAGATTATAACAATGCTAAACAAAGGATTTGCAAAATGGGTAGCTGTCGCCTTTGTGTTGGCCTGCCCCATTGCCTGGTATGCCATGCACAAATGGCTCGAAAACTTTGCTTACAAAACAGAATTGAGCTGGTGGATTTTTGCCCTGGCAGGAATCATTGCCATGGGAATTTCGTTGCTTACCGTTTCAATTCAGTCGTGGCGGGCAGCTACCAGAAATCCGGTGGAGAGTTTACGTTACGAATAG
- a CDS encoding GNAT family N-acetyltransferase, translating into MCEIKKIDFLTKKGELGMKILFETERLYLREILPTDAESMFEMDSDAEVYKFLGRKPIRNINESKKMIESIRDQYERIGIGRWAIVEKESGNFIGWTGFKFEKENQNGHSDFYNLKFRLLRKYWGKGYITEATKAAIHYAFTELKIPEIYSMTLLSNLKSQWVLNKLGFQLEERFKFQGDDITWYKLTNR; encoded by the coding sequence ATGTGCGAGATTAAAAAGATTGATTTTTTAACGAAAAAAGGAGAGCTGGGAATGAAAATATTGTTTGAAACAGAAAGATTGTATCTACGGGAAATACTGCCAACTGATGCCGAAAGTATGTTCGAGATGGACTCGGATGCTGAGGTATATAAATTTTTAGGAAGAAAACCCATTCGGAATATCAACGAGAGTAAAAAAATGATTGAATCGATTCGGGATCAGTATGAGCGGATTGGTATTGGACGTTGGGCAATTGTTGAAAAGGAATCGGGGAATTTTATTGGCTGGACTGGTTTTAAATTTGAAAAGGAAAACCAGAACGGGCACAGTGATTTTTACAATCTGAAATTTAGATTGCTGCGTAAGTATTGGGGCAAAGGATACATTACTGAAGCAACAAAGGCTGCTATTCATTATGCTTTTACCGAGCTTAAAATTCCCGAAATTTACAGCATGACCTTGCTTAGTAATCTAAAATCGCAGTGGGTGCTGAACAAGTTAGGCTTTCAGTTGGAAGAGAGATTTAAGTTTCAGGGAGATGATATTACCTGGTATAAACTGACAAATAGATAG